DNA sequence from the Phaenicophaeus curvirostris isolate KB17595 chromosome 22, BPBGC_Pcur_1.0, whole genome shotgun sequence genome:
CCACAAGCGCAGCCGGGGCTGCTGGGTTCTTGGCTACCTGCACGCATGGGAGGGGTGTGCGGTACCTGGATGCTCTGCGGGCTCTCACTGGATGCACGTGCATTCAACAGCTGCACTCCTGCAGGAATCCACAGCCCTAGTTAAGAGAAAACCAACTAGACTTTAGTAATGCCTTTAGGCAGATGGCAATATTGTAAATCTAGACGCCTCTCAACAGCTGCTGGGACAGAAAACCAGAATTAATACTGTGTTTGGATACTCAaggtttgtgtcttttttttttttaatggaactaGTAAGCCAAATAAAGTTAAACATCAAGGACTGAGTTGTTAGTTATTCTAAGTATTTAAATACCTGTTAATATCATCTAAGTAATAGCTGGTCCCACCAACAGGCCCCTCGGCTCCACCCGCAGCCCCTTGGCTCTGGCTAGGAGGGTTCACCATTAACTGGTGCATCTCCCTGTGCAGCTGGGTGCTCTTCTTGGCTGACCGACTCTGTagagcagcagaacagaagaGCTCCACGTCTTGGTTCTCCCCCATCGTCTGCCCTCATCAATCTTTCCCTGGTGAAAAATGGGTGTGGGATTGGTACTAATTGAGACTTTCTGCACCAGTCGGACCaatgtgacatcactgtcaagACTGGCAAGATCATTTTTATAACCttcatgaatgaaaatgttttctgcctGGGCTTTTTCCACgcaaaataaataagcatttatTCAAAATCCCCGAAGTAATCGTCAGAGCAGAGGGGTTTCTTTGATCGactgcaccagcagcagctgctggaacCCAGTTGTCACACAAAACCAAACGACCTCCTAATCCTCCCTGCTCCGTAATTAACATCACTTGCCTGGGAAACGCTGCAGGCTCACCTCGCCTTCCTCCACCGTTCCGCCAACTGCAAAACAATGAACGCAGCCATAAATGTTAAACATTTTAAGATTTGGACACTGAATTATGATGTGTGTATGGATTAAATTAAGTTAATGATTCTAAATGTAATTCCTAGAGAGTTTTGGAATGGTAAAATTGCTTGCAAATGAATATTTGATTTAGAGTACAATTTTCATTAGTCAGTATTGCACACATCCTCTGGAAAAGTTCTGTAATCAAGAGAGATGTTTTTGCGTAGGAATCTGGGCAGAGAGAAATAAGAGTATTTGTTCTGAATGCAAATTAAGGTAATTGGAATAAATGGATAGTCTAATCTAAAAGATAAGAGGAAAAATTAGGCTTTTACACTGTAATATGTTTCTCCTCTGACTCTCTTGAAGCTGGAGTAATTTTACAGAGTAACTTAATTTAGcagttcaaaaccaaaaacccaatCCCCGACCCCAGACCCTGCAACGAGGGCATCCAGCAGCTTTTCCCTTCACAAATACTTCTGGAGCGGGGATCAATGTTCCTGTCAGAAGCAATGCCAGGCAATTTAAAAGCAACAACTATTCAGTTGTTTATGGAACTACATTCTCCCAAAGAGAGCTGGAATGAACCCAAGGTTCAGCTTTTCACTCTCCTCAATGGGAAcgggtgctgctgcttctcctggttACATAAAACTTAGGAGACAGAATGCTATTCCAAAGGACACcaccacacttttttttttaaatagcctTCAGTGctttttacagattttaaagcagaaattgaAACATCTTCCAACTTACAAAGTCAAAATGCACTTTGAGAAGAAATGGAATAGTTAGCAAGcagatgatagaatcatagaacagtttgagttggaagggaccttaaagatcatctggttctaGATTAAAATGTTTCTCATACTGCAACTTCTATTGTTTTACAAACCCGaagttttatatatttacatagaAGTTTTCAAATTCACAAATACTAGCGCTGACTTACGAGTGCGCTTGGCTGCTGGTTTGTTCCAAGAAACATCCTTTTGACATTCCACTGCAAAGGACTTCACAGCATTTTAGTTCTTCAAGAAGCACGACTAGAAATAAAAGGTCAAATTaattccagccttaatgattctgtgattctaggttTCTCCTGCAGCTTTCTGATCAGACAGACTTTAAAATAACCATTGAGGTAAGCCTGCGCCTTCCTAAAGCGCAGTCGCTGTGCTTTAACTGTGATTCTAAAACTCTGCTGTGAGCACACGtggactggagcatctcccaaGCCCGCACGCTGGGAAGCAGGGTGTTACTAAGTAATAAGTCTCAAATGCAGCATTCAGCTGGAATGACcaagtatttcagttttaacTTCCCTGGAGAGATGTAATAACAAAtgaaagaacattaaaaattcTCGCTACACTGATCTTGTGACATCTTTCGTAAAATGATTCTTTTCTTCCAAGATAATTACAAGCAAATCTCTCAGCAGCAGTGTTCAAAGAGCATCAGCGTGGGCACACGCACACAGAAACATAGTTTTTCAGGAAGGATATCAAAGAAAGGGAATTGCTAACAAACTCAGGGTACCGAATACACCATTACAGTACGTGAGCACCACAACTTGCTAGTGAGAAGAGGCGCCTACACGTTTAATCCCTGAGAAATCAAGCCCTCGAGGTGACAGGAGGGAGCAGTGGAAGCCCAGGAGATGCTGCGCCTGCACCGGTGCGCAGTGGCCATAGGGTGGAGCTTCAGGACCGGGACACGGCAaccctgcagccagcagcaaaaCCAACATTCCCCTCGGGAGCGAATTCCTTACCCCCCGCTAAAGGCTTTTAGGGGAACCCCTGCTTTCTCTGCCCTTTCTCCACACTGGTTCACTCACGTGAACGCAGATCTACCGAGGATAAAAGGGAACCCGTGACTCACTGCGCTGCTCTCACACCGAGCAGGGACAGGACCAGCTGATGAGCTGGGAAAACTGGTTCCTAAACTAAAACCACTTGCCTGGACCCTGGAGATCAGTTATAACAGTAATATTCACAACTTCAGCCTGTGTCTCATTTTTGGCAGGCAAAGTCTTTCCAAAGAATGGGCCAAACTGGGGGGTTTTAGGTGTTTTAACCTGAAAAGCATGAGGGAAGGCAAACAAGCTGTCTTTACTCCTTCTCCCAGGAGGCTTACAGAAGAACAAACTGATTTTAATGCAACGACTCCCTCTTGAACAGTCCTTTCTTGCATGGTTTAACCACCAGGCAGGCGGTAAGAGCAATGGCTCATCACTCCAGTACCCAACTCAAAGTGCCTTTTCTCCAGGCATCGTAAGTGCTGTGGGACTCCAAGGTCCATTTTATAGATAAgcaaactgaaagcaaaagatTTAACTGATTCCCCTGGCATCATCGATCTCTGATAAGGGCAGAGGTTGTGATGACATCTATCATATCACCACACAGAGCTGTGCCTGATGTCAGTTTTGGTGCATTTCCCCAGAGAGGAAGGtgttgaaattaaaaacaaaaagaaaaagcagcaaaactgaaGGGACCAGAAGAAATGAACAAGGAGAGATACAGGGAGATGAAACTGAATTAACATGGTGAgaaacaggctggagaagatcCAGTAGAAAACTGGGCCTGTCTCAGAAAAGCCATGATGAATTGCAATAAACCTCACCTTGCATCACAGGGGCACAAGCCTCCGGGGTGTGTCTCCACATTAAAGGTCTCCGTTAATTCCATTGCGATCAGGGAGCCTTCTCCTACTTGGATACTGCAGGAGCTCAGTGGGGCATAAGGTGTGGGAGAGCCAGGGCTGGTGATTTCCCCACTTCTTTCAGTAAAAACTCAACTCGCGCAGTGGGCTAGGAATACAGAAAATGATGATGACAGTTGTATTAAATCAGTTCAGCCATAGCAGGTAAAGGCAATGGGTCTTTTCTTTTACACTATCCAATCTCTCATTATGAAATGAAACTAATCTTTCATCTCACCAGGGTCATTTGTCACTGCTGAGAACGTTGCACTCCCTCTCTCGTGGCACAGCCAGGGCACGAGCACCATCCAGCACTCCTCCCTCAGAAAAGGGGCAAGGAAGGACACAGGGAAAGCACCACCCAGACAGTCACAGAGCTCGGGGTCAGAAACAAGTGTGATAGCTGGAAGCTCATAGGAAACATTCCGAGGCAGCTTGTGTTCTGCACTAGCATGCAGAGTGGTAGGACACCTATCGGCTCCGCAATTTCAGAAGCCTCTGAATGCggctctttctttttaataccttTGTTGCCAGACATTTAAATTGTAATTGTATTCTCTGAGCAAAACCAGCTGTGCCTCTTGCCAGCACAACTGGTGCCACAAACGCTCCCTGCTGCAGAGACGCAAGGAGGAGCAGCCACAAGTGCCCTGAGGATCTCTGCTCGTTGACAGCATCTGATCACAGTGAAGTGGGACTTTGATCAGCTGGGAACAAAGGCTCTATAATGTGCTGCAAAAGCGGCATGAGCAATCCTTTAATTGATGAGGAATGCTGGACTGGCTGATAACACCGAGCATTTTTGCACCACCGTGACACTGAATTAATTGTAGGAGGGTAATTGCCTGACTTTGAATTCCATCCTCAAACACACCATGCTAACCCCCACTAACACAAATGCCGTTATCCAGTCATTAATTACAGATTAGCTCCTAAAATAGACCACAGAGTTTAAGATTGCCATTTTAATGGAAGGGGACCAAGTTGTGAATGAGAAAACAAACGCTGTTGTCCTTTAACTAACCATAGATTTCACTAGCCAGGATTTTAAGCTCCTTTCACTCTAGAGAATGAAACTTGCCTCCATCCTGTGCCCATGCACCAAGTCTACTCGCTGCTACTGGCAGTATCTGGATACAAGCGTTTACttggaaaggaaagcaggaatgGGTAAAAGGAGAAtccttttgttttatgttgGTGTGGCTCTAAGCACAACTACATCACCACGACACAAGGAATGATGCACTTGGGGACAAAGTGTTTCTTCGAGCACAAGCTGTAAATTCAAAACACACTTTCTGTCCATCTTCCCAGGAAGTAATGAGCAGCTGCTTTTGTTTGACATAAACCCATCCATCACTACAGTGACTGAGCATCTGTGTGCACTCTACTTCGAATTCCTTGTCCTGGGCTTTCAAACACAGCTGACAAATACACAAACACTTAATAAATACCTAGAAATACTTATTCTGCTAAACCTGAGCACTCACCTACTTTTAAATCCTGCTTGAAGTGCCTCTGTTGGTCCAAAGAGGCAGAGAGATCTTGCCTAATTCACCCGCAGGTTCTGGCTGCCTCTGAATCCAGCCGAACAGCACACTGCTTTGTGCCAGCAGAAATCAGTTGAGCTACAATGGGAATTAAATCTTTGCCTTTCATGCCACACTTAGAGAGGATTACCAGcaagtgggttttttccttaattGTTATTACCTCATTCTTCCCAACTAAATGGGCGTTTCTGTAATTCCACCGACTGTGCCTCCAACTACCGAAGCATTTGACGGCTGTGTAAGAATAAAGCATGTTTTTCAGCACACTCACCCGagctgctgcaggtgctgctTAAAATATTGCCTGTGACGGGGTTCACTGCCTCTCCCCAGGCTTTTGGGTCCTGTTATCATGCTTCCTTTCACCTGATGCAAGCCAGGGTTAAgaagcaccccaaaaccccaaacccacttGATGAGCAGCTTTAGCTCACAGCCACGTAAGTGCAAAAAAATCTGCTCCTCTTAAAAACTGAGATTTCCTCACGCGGCTTGCTAATATCTGTCCCAGCTCTACAGCCCCTACAGGAGCAGTCTGGAGGCAATTATAGGAAGAGATAGGAATGTAAATATGAAATCCTTGGGTGTGAAAAAAGACTAAGCGTGAAGTATTACCCTAAGCATACAAGCCACGATACGATGCGTACTACTATCTTTACAACCCTAACTCCCTACTGAAATCATCAGGAAGCTAGAACTCGAATCTTCTAGTTCTGCATCCAAATCGTTTCCCATTACCTACAGAATAATTTTTCCCTGGGGATGGGATCTGCTGTGTAAAGAAGGGATACACAGGTTGGTGAGGTTAAATTCTCTGACAAGAACCTCAGAGCTAGAAGGCAGCAACAGCTTGGCTTCCATTGACAGTAAAGATCATGTAATCGTCTTTCCTTAAAGTATGTTTAAAGGAACATTATTAGACTAAAGCTCAgcacaaaatacagaaatggtGGAGGAGAGACACACATACCAATATATGCATGTAGAGACAGAAAAGTAACTGCTTATAACCACACATTGCATAAAACCAAACGCTACAGTTTCTGAAAGCTGTTTACTTTCTCTAGCAGTAAAAGGGCAAAGGGACACACAATGAAATTAAAGGCCAAAACCACCCGATCATAAAGTAATAGCATATAATTAGTCTGTGTAACACGCAGTCATATGAAAATTAAGGCAAACTTTTATATGCCAGTGCCATAAGTTCAGCTTAAGCGAGCAGCACATAAACAACACAGGATCTATTGCACAGGATTTCGCTTCTGTATGAAGTATGCTTTAAAAATCACTTACTGAACCAGATCTTCCATGGCAGCATAAGATACTGGCCCATACCAAAGGGACGAGACTGGGCTGGAGGGATACTTAGCCCAGATCCATTCTAGCTATGCATATTCCAGACTTGCTCTGAGCCACCCAGGTGTTAGTTGAGAGGCTCTTCAGGGCAGTGATGCTCTGTGTTCGTTGTAGCACCACAGCTCTGCACAGAGCTGGGATCCCCATAAGCTGTTACAAATAACAACAGTGCCCCATTCATACTCTACTAATTCAGAAAACTGGCCTTCACCTTGTTTTGAAGGActaaagaaggagaaagatagAAACTAATAGTTCTGCATGCTTCATTACATCTGTCTCCTTTCAACTCAGTTTCCTGATGCGCAATTTTCATAATACAGTTTGGAAAGATGTGAGTCATCACCAATAAACTCTCTTGACTCGTCCTCACATGAGTAGCTCAAATTAGCTGACCCAACAGAAGATACTCTGCTACTCCAAGGGAATTTGCAGCTCAAAGACGAAGAGGCTAAGACTGCACCTTACTTTTCTCCTGACATCTCCTGGATGTGGCCGCTGGGAGTTCCCTTTAGTCaaggcattatttttttccataagtcTGCAAGCAAGACAGTCATAAACTAGCCAGCACAAAAAGgatcaagtaattttttttacatctgcCAGCAGAAATGCTGTCCCTTAACTTCTCAGTCCAAGCTTTAAAGCTGTCCAGAGAGCGCTCAATTACGCTTAGGCCATATTTTTATTAGAATCACAGTGAGCTGTTTGCCAGAGGCTTGAACTCTGAAAAATGACGCCCTCAAAAGTGGCAAGTCCGTTGTCACTGGCTCATTAGGTCTCCAGTGAAAGGCGGGTCATAAATCGTATCACCGAGCCATGACAAAATTTCAGGCTGCTTTGATCACAATTCATCATAACCATGAAACAGCTTCTGAACAAGATTAAATACAGAAGAAGTAAGCCTTGATAACTGCTTGCAAAGCCACTCTATCCCCAGATCTGTTCTCTGCAGCAGCTACCTCCTACAATACTTACTAAGCGTCTTCCAAGTAATTCAAGACAGTGATGTTACCTCTGATTTTGCAGATAAGATGTTCAAAGCTGGCATCAAGTGACCTGCCCGAGATAACATGAAAGTCTGCAAATGCAGTGACCTGAAATGAGTCTCATACAGAAGACTCTCCGTCCGTCTCTCCCATGCTCCTCTGCTCACTCCAGGCACTTAACAGTGGAGAAGGGGTTGGAGAAACTGAGCCTCATAAATAACAATTGAAAGCAACAAAGCAACTCCTGCTAAACTGTAGAAATAAGGAAATGCTGAACAACTAATGCTTCTTAATCCCTTGAGTTTTTTAAACACAGcccttttttttatcttcagcAGTTCAcctccagcagctcagctctgaCTTGTTAACCTCTTGGAATCATCACCATGTTTCCATGGGGAGCTCTAGTCACTGACAAGTACAGAGCATGGCATTTCTCCAATATATTTCAAGAAGATGGTTTCTGCCCAGAGGGTACAGGCTAAAAGGACAACAATTAGACATTAACACAGAGCAGTGAGTGGCTCTTTGAGGGACTGAGACACTATCAATCAACACCACAAGCAACTGCACTGAAGAACAGCGTTCGTTTTGCTGGATCTGTTGTGGGAAGGCAATGAAGTCAAGTCTCCTAAGCTGTCCTGGTGACACTCTTGGAACTCTGAGACTTTGCTCTCTGGATCACGTTTCAGTTGTAGCCTTCTGGGAAACATGTCTCGAGTCACAAAATtcagataaaaaagaaatattcaaacCTTTACAAAGAGTGAATGGGCTCTGAACATAAATAGTTCCAGCCTACAGGTCTGAGTGCAGACAAGAGCGTATCTAAAAGGAACATTAGGGAACAAATGTGTGGTTCTGGTCTTGCTGCAGTTTAAGAACTATGGAAGATCAAGCCGTAAGAGTTAGACAAGAAATTCAAGAGCCTTTAGGTAGCTGTGATGCTCAGGGGCCTGCACATTGGCTCCTCCCTTCACCAGATCCTTATCTACCTTCTTCTTTCCATAGTGACACATGggaaatgcaagaaaatgaaTGCTCCAGAGGCTGCCATCAGCTTTCAACAAGGAACAGCCTCTTTATTGTCTGCAGGAGGCAGGTCTGAAAGGCAAGGAACCAAGACATACAAGTTACCGAGCAAAAGAAGCCTGCAGCCCTTGGGCAGACTGCAACAGGCAGGTCAGGAGGGAGGGCTCTTCCCAGCACATCTGTCTCCATCTCTGCCTAAGCGAGGAGAAGCTTAATTATCTCAtgctggaaaataaaggaaagaaaaagagcctGTCAATATCAGCCTGCTCAGACAAGAAGCTCAAAAAGTCAAGGGGGCAGCTTTTGCCCTCAATCTCATGAAGGCGATCTACAGAGATCTTTACTTTGCAGCCCAGTTCAGTGCCTGGAGCAGCTTCAGTGCACCTAAAGGTCTCTGAAACATGAACAGGTTCCGGTACATAAGCTGGAATCACCATAGCAATTCCTAACACGCACATCTTCACCCCTCAGGGCAGCCCAGCCCTTCAATATTGCTGATGAGCTCCCTCTGCTAGCGTCGTGCTCAGGGAGCGGGGAATAAGTGAGCACACATCAATGGGCAATGCAAAGCTGCCAGTCTGCTGGTTCACAGCTATTCATTTTGCACCTTCGCAATAAGACCCGGCACATGCTTTATAGTGTAAGTAAATCCATGTATTTGTGCTAAAAGCCATCACTTtaggaagagaaggctgaacaAATAGGTCTCTTCCAATACACTGGAGATATGAGGAGTTTGAATCTTGAAATAGACTCAGACAGCCATGGCTGAGAGGGTTTCAAAcaggctggagctgggaagCTAAATGCCAAGGTGGCCTTAAGTTAGATCCAATTCTGTATTTCAGCACTGGGGAGCTCAAAGAAACCATCTTCCCACCTTTGACAACGTTTAGTGAGCAGGATgggtgctgggttttttttccagacaggaCTCAGCTCCAGGTGGGCAAAGCTGCACCCACAAGGGGTGGGTCTGACACCACGTGGAGGCACACATTTCACTGCAGAGTGAAAGCTGAGGTGCCAATCACTGTGCTGATTCAGACACTTCACTCCCTCATGACACACAAGCTTTCCCTTCTTGTGAGACAGGCAGAAATCAGCTAAGTAAACCTCATGCTGCATGCCCTCCTGAAGAGAATACCTGTGTCCAGCCTTGCTTCCCATTTAATGAGTGGGTCATTGTATCTGGTAGTGGACCACGCTGCTTCCTGGCCTGTGTGCTTCCAAGGTGAAAAAGCAAATTCTTTCTCCATTAGAGTTCACAACTCGATTGTCAGTTTTTCCAACACATTTACTAACTTAGCTCCAGAATACCCAGTATCCCAGCACCCAGGCAACAAGACATACTCAGTTTTGCAAGGCTGGCTGCACTGGCAGCCATGAAGACTGGAAGTGCCTGCAGGGAGAAGCGTAAGACAACCGAGGAGTAACCATAACCAATGGCAAGAGCACCATTTCACTGCTGTCCCTAGCGGCAGCAACCAGCCCACAGCCACTGCAAACCAGGGCCTGCATTCACAGCCCCGACAAACACATACAATGTTCATCTCAATGCTAGTGCTGGGACTGGATGTAAGTGGATGTTGTAGGAAAGGAAGTATCTCCTGATCCAGCAAGGGCTCACCTGTGCACGTCCTCTTGTTTTCATGCAGCGTGTAGCCAATCCGACAGCTGCAATAGTAGCCCCCTAcatagttgtgacagtgatgatTGCAGAGGGGTTCACCATCAAACAGCTCTTTGCACTCATCAATATCTAATGGGTGAAGCACAGAATTAGGCACCCAACAACCTTTAACATCACTTTCTCTTGGTCTGAGCCACTCTGTTCTGTGAGGCCACCCTTTTGCATCTGCCTCTGTATAACAAGACCACCTTTTCCTCCCTGACACCAGCAGCCTCAGCCCGAGAGCACAGGGAAGCAGTAACCCCACCGCAGCGGTGCCTCTCTTCTCTACACCAGGGGCTGGTCTCTTACCTTCAGCAGCATAAAAGGCCTCAAAGCCTGTGAACGGTTTCTCATTGGAGTAGTCAGACCGAAATTCTACCATGAGGTTGTTGTCAGCAGAGACGTAGGTCTTGTTGCCTGGAGCCTCCTCCGTGTCTGTGCTGTCCTTTCCACACAGCGTAGCCAAGGTCCTCCCATCAGATACCAGCTGCAAAATGGGCAGAAAAATCTATCAGAGGAGCACAGAGCTTTGTTCTTCCCAACCTGCTGCCATGGCTTGGAAACATGCATTTAACGTGGGAGAAAGAAGGCTGAATGCTCTCAAAAGGTGCTTCTGGATGTGAGTCCAGATCCAGGGACAGATAAGAGAAGGTTTCTCCTATTCTCTGTGACTTAAGCCcataattttctctctctttttttcctttcagaggcCCACATAAAGCTGTGATGCCAGTCTGGGCTGACAGCACCGCGCTTTGTTTATAATGCTCTTGTTAACTTTGCACTCTCGGAAGAAGACAATAAGATCTTGCTGAAGCTTGAGTCAAATGAGGTAAAAAGGTTTCATACACTGACAAATTCAAATGTATGGTAAGAGGTCTCTTCAAATTAGTGACTCACTTGCTCTATGATTCACTTATTGCAGTTCCAGctcctcatttcccttgtgTTTTTAATACAAGTGAAATGTCCTGATACATGGGGTTCACGTTGTACATGGAGTGATAGAGCTCTACTACAGAAATGAGTACTCTGTGCTGCCCAAAGGACATGACATGAAGAACAACACGGATCTGGGGAATGGGAGCAACTTGCCATTTTAATCATGGAAATGACATCTTCCTAAATGGAAACAAGGCTGTGTGATTTGTTTCCATCAGATCCAAAAGCACTGCTGACGCACTGGT
Encoded proteins:
- the MASP2 gene encoding LOW QUALITY PROTEIN: mannan-binding lectin serine protease 2 (The sequence of the model RefSeq protein was modified relative to this genomic sequence to represent the inferred CDS: substituted 1 base at 1 genomic stop codon); translated protein: MQIHQKSFLPQGWEQSKLRQESNTMRLFVLLAVLYGGASSSIVLQKMYGRITSPNFPNVYPNHKERVWNITVPKGYSVRIYFTHFNLELSYLCEYDYVKLVSDGRTLATLCGKDSTDTEEAPGNKTYVSADNNLMVEFRSDYSNEKPFTGFEAFYAAEDIDECKELFDGEPLCNHHCHNYVGGYYCSCRIGYTLHENKRTCTAHCASXVFTERSGEITSPGSPTPYAPLSSCSIQVGEGSLIAMELTETFNVETHPGGLCPYSLFAFPHAFQVKTPKTPQFGPFFGKTLPAKNETQAEVVNITVITDLQGPGKGMLVLLLAAGLPCPGPEAPPYGHCAPVQAQHLLGFHCSLLSPRGLDFSGIKRSRSAKKSTQLHREMHQLMVNPPSQSQGAAGGAEGPVGGTSYYLDDINRSAAVECTCIQ